AGTGTGCATGGTTTCCCCTCTATGCTAAGAACGAATCGCCACCCTGAATCACGGAATCTTTTGTCTTTTAAGAATGAGTCAATGTACGCATACTCTATGTCGCGAAGGAACTTCTCGATGGTTTTACTATTAGCAAGCATGGTATCTTTACCGAAAATGAACCATCCCCCAGCCTTGATGCCAGCAATCAATACCGTGCTTTCAGGAGCAATGATTTCTATGTGGTCGGCTGATGTAGCTTTGCAAATTTGCCTGCTTCGGTAATACTGCGCTGGTCTTGAAACAAGCGTGATAAGGTAACTTGCTATCTCGAAAAGTGGCTTTTTGGAAGGCGTCCAGCCATAGCAACCCAGAAGTGAGCTGTCCTCCTTGCTATATTCACCAAGAACATTTAGCACATATTCTTTGCCCGTTGTGTCTATTAGCGTTATTGTTCCCGCCTGCCTGAGGTTACGCGCTGCTATAACAGAATCAGAGTGATCCTCCGCAGCGAAATCAGCAGCACGGGCATTAATTGTTGATGATATAAGGTCGTGAACATAGTTCTGCTCAGCTTCCGATTCAATAGGTTGTGTGATCCACCATTTGCCATCTTTTCTTGCGAAAACGAGCTCTCCCGCAGGTCTCTTAACTATAACCTTTTTTACGGCTGCTATGTCGAGCTTAGGCATTATCGATTTGTCCCTGAAATCTGTAGGCACGCGAAGAAGAGTAGTCCTTATCTCTCGAGGGACGAGTAAAATCCGCTTGTCGTTGTAAATCTGTGCGTAAACACCGTTTCTTGTTGGGCTTTCGTCGCCAAGCTTGAAGCCAACGCCATTCACGCTGAAATCCACCCATGGAACCGGGGCGAGCCCATATTCCTCCGGATTACCGCTATCTGCAACCACGACAGTATACGCTGCTTCAAGTGCTTTATCAACCACCTCGCGAACAGCAACAGTATCCGCAGGGTAGCGAACCGGCTCAAGAAGATACCATTTCCCTGTCGCGCTATCTATCCCGACCGTTGATGTTCCACTTCTCGTTTTAAGTGTGAACTTTGTTATTTTGTCAATCCCAGCAAGTAACCTTTGCCCTGCTTTAACACCTTTACGAGGCATTACCAAAAAGTATGCCAAAACTAAAACAGCAAATATCAGTCCCAATATCAGAGTTTTTCTCCAGCTCATAGTAGCCCTCCATGGATTCCATTATGCATACTGCTTCTTCCACCAGAAAAGTTCGGCAAGCAAAATCGCAACAAATGGCAATGCCACAACCGAAAGGTAAAAGATTTTTTGTTGCTGGCGAGGGGAAAGTAGAAGTTTCCTGTCCTCTGGATTTTTCGGTCTTATTGCGATAAGGTTCTCCTGCTTTGCAAGCCAATCCACGGAATTCATAACAAGGTCAAGGTTGCCGGAAAACCTCAGGAATTGGTTTACTGCGAAATCATGGTCACCGAATACCACCATTCTTGGTTGAGGTTGCTTAATAACATTCTGCACCGCACACACCACCGGCACAGGACCCTCAAGGTCATTTTTGTCTTTTTTTGCGCGGCCAGTTTTCCACCTCGTCTCACCCCAAGATTGTGGAGATGTTTTCGCGAGCTCAGTAATTCTTACGCCTGCTTTTGTCGAGCCTGCGGCAACTGAGCGAACCGTGGGGAACATGACACCGAGGTTAAAACCTTTCGTTACAGGATGGTTAGCATCGTAGTCGAGAACGAGTGGCATTTCAGGACCTACCCCTGCTAATCTCGGAATGTCAATGACTAAATCGTTTCCAACATTAACGCCAAACTTCCCGAGCCAGATAGCTGTCGAGTCCGCAAAGCCGGGTTCAAGCATGAAAAGCAACTTTCCTCCTCGATCGTAGAATGCCCATAGCGATTCGCGTTCAGCGGGCAGAAGGTCAACCTTTGGTGCCGCGACAACTATAATGGCTGCATCATCAGGTATACGCCCGGTTCTCATAAGGTTAAGCGTATCAACCGTGAATCCCTCTTGTGATATTTCCTTGGCGAGTTCGCTCATGCCATTAGCAGTCGAGTCAAAAGGCGATGTTTCACCATGTCCGGTGAGGAAATATGCTTTCTGCTCCCCTTGGAAAAGCAATTGCTTAAGAGAATTGGTAATCGCTTGCTCGTTAGGATTTGTTATTAAAGCAAATTTTTTCTTTCCGACATTGACAACCATTTGACCATATTGGGTGACACCATAATACTTTGCCAGCGCTGGTCTTCTATCGGGGTTTATTACCGTATATGATATTTTTGGGCTGGCAGCTGAATATTCCTGTGCAAGCTCTATAGCACGAGGATTCTTAGGCGAATCATTGCTGTCGAACACAATAAGTTCAACTTTCCTGTCAAGTTGCTTGAGCAATTTTTCCGTTTGGTCTGAAAGCGAGTACAACTTTTCCTTTGTCAGGTCTATCCACGAGTGGAATTTTGCGCCGAACGCATTCGCGACAACAATTATGCCCACGAGGAACACTACAGCTAAAATAGTGCTTGTCCCCTGAGCAGTTGACCTCTTGCCGATAGCCTGTCGAGCCTTACTCCATGAGAAAACGAGCCAGAGGATTATCAGTATCAGCCCTAATCCAAGTGCTATTTTTGAAAGCAACACGAACTGGGAAAGTATCCACGAAAGGAGCGCCCCAAGGAATATCAAATCGAGCCCTAAAACTCCTATTAAAGTGATATACTTATCCTTCATTTTTCACCTCCATTTACCTCATGCTCCGCGCCATCGCCAAGATTCCACCGACTGATATGTTAGGAAAATACCCAGAATACCTGCTGATATGAAGTATATAACATCAGATGTGTCGATAACGCCTTTTGCGAAATTGTTAAAATGAGGTGCCATTCCTATGTATCCTACGATTTTGGCGAGTTTGGTCTGGGAAAAAAGCGTGCTCCAGTCGACTATCCAGAGTATAAGCATGAAAGCGAATGTAAGGAATGCTGCGATAATCTGGTTTTTTGTCAGGGTCGATATGAATTGTCCCAGCGGGATTGTGGCGAATCCTATCAATAGAAGCCCGAGGTAGCCAGCCCACACAGGACCCCAATCGAGACCGCCCACAGCATAATGGTCAAGTATCAACTGGAACAAGATAGTGGTGGATATGAGAACAATGAAAAGTATGAGCCCCCCTACGAGCTTGGATAGAACAAGCTGCGAAGTTTTCACGGGAGCGGTTAGCAAAAGTTCAGCCGTCCCATATGCTCTTTCAGCCGCATAGGAACGCATAGTTATTATTGGTATTAAAAACAGCGCAAGAACAGCCAAATTAATGAAAAAGGGTCTGACAACCCACTGATTAACATTAAGAGGCACATTGAACCCCTGAAACTTATATTGTAGCGTGAACATACAGTAGTTGGCGAAATATCGCGCAATATTGTAGAAAAAGAATCCGCTAACACCGATAAATACGGCTAAGATAGCGTAAAATATTGGTGTAGAGAAAAATTGCCCGAGTTCCTTACTCAATAATGTAGTGAACTTCCGCATAATCGCCTCCTTTCCAAAAATTGATTAATCGTTGGCTCCGGCTTGGGTTCTGTCTGGTTCCTCAACGACGAGTTCAAGAAATATTTCCTCAAGACTCGCTTCTATTGGCGTTAATTCGAGTATAGTCCAGCCGCGCTCGTTTGCTAATCTTGTTATCTGCTCTCTGACATCCCACTTTGGTTCAAAGTTGACCACAAATGTGTTGGGTCTTTCTCCCGGACGGATTTCTATAACACCATCGAGTTCAAGAAGTGCCTTTTCAACTTCGTTTTGCGGACCTGAAAGCTCCACTCTGACAGCATTAACTCTTCTTATTTTTTCGGCAAGCTCAGAGGGTTTGCCCACGGCGATAATTTTCCCTTTGTTAATGATGGCAACACGGTCGCATGTCATTTCAGCTTCGGGCAAGATGTGGGTAGATAGGAGCACAGTGTGGTTTCCGCCGAGTTCTTTTATAAGCTCGCGCGTATAACGGATTTGCCTCGGGTCAAGGCCTATCGTCGGCTCGTCAAGAATCAGGACCGGCGGGTCAGCTATTAATGCGGAAGCGAGCCCCACACGCTGACGATAACCTTTCGAAATTTGCGATATATACATGTTCCAGACCTCATCAAGCTGACAGACATCGCGAACATACTCAAGCCTATCAGCAAGCTTTTTCCCATAAAGCCCTCTTAACTTTCCAACGAAACTTAGAAAGCGCTTAACCTTCATATCATTGTAAAGGGGTGGATTTTCCGGCATGTATCCTATTTTCTCGCGCACTTTTATTGGTTCTTTTACCACATCATGTCCGGCAACCACGGCTTTGCCCGATGTGAACGGCAGATAGGTGGTTAAAATTCTCATTGTTGTGGTTTTCCCTGCGGCGTTGGGTCCCAGAAGTCCCAGCACCTCCCCATCCTTCGCCTCAAATGTGACTCCATCAAGTGCCTTGAATTTACCGTAGTATTTAACAAGATTTTCCACTATAATCATCTTAACCTCCTACACTTTCCATCAACAGCTTCGGCAATAAGACTTACTAAATTTGGTATTATTTGGCTTTAGCAGCAAGATAAACTATATATCCATCGCGCCAAACTACAAAAACGACCGGCTTGCCTTTTCTAAGCTTCCTTGCCGCTGCGCGCACATCGGCTGGTGACTCAATCTTTTTATTGTTTATCTCGATAATTATATCACCTTCTTTTATTCCGGCAGCATCGGCGACTGAATTCGGCTCGACATCCTCGACAATAACGCCTTCGCCATCATAACCACTCAGCTGCCTGTCCTTGTATGTTAGAGCTCTTACGGAAAGTCCGAGCTTTATCCCTTCCTCCTCTTCTTCACGACTCGAATACACCTCACCCTCAGACGGCATTTCGCCGAGCTTAACCGTCAAAACCTTTTCCTGA
Above is a window of bacterium DNA encoding:
- a CDS encoding ATP-binding cassette domain-containing protein codes for the protein MIIVENLVKYYGKFKALDGVTFEAKDGEVLGLLGPNAAGKTTTMRILTTYLPFTSGKAVVAGHDVVKEPIKVREKIGYMPENPPLYNDMKVKRFLSFVGKLRGLYGKKLADRLEYVRDVCQLDEVWNMYISQISKGYRQRVGLASALIADPPVLILDEPTIGLDPRQIRYTRELIKELGGNHTVLLSTHILPEAEMTCDRVAIINKGKIIAVGKPSELAEKIRRVNAVRVELSGPQNEVEKALLELDGVIEIRPGERPNTFVVNFEPKWDVREQITRLANERGWTILELTPIEASLEEIFLELVVEEPDRTQAGAND
- a CDS encoding ABC transporter permease → MRKFTTLLSKELGQFFSTPIFYAILAVFIGVSGFFFYNIARYFANYCMFTLQYKFQGFNVPLNVNQWVVRPFFINLAVLALFLIPIITMRSYAAERAYGTAELLLTAPVKTSQLVLSKLVGGLILFIVLISTTILFQLILDHYAVGGLDWGPVWAGYLGLLLIGFATIPLGQFISTLTKNQIIAAFLTFAFMLILWIVDWSTLFSQTKLAKIVGYIGMAPHFNNFAKGVIDTSDVIYFISAGILGIFLTYQSVESWRWRGA
- a CDS encoding GldG family protein, translated to MKDKYITLIGVLGLDLIFLGALLSWILSQFVLLSKIALGLGLILIILWLVFSWSKARQAIGKRSTAQGTSTILAVVFLVGIIVVANAFGAKFHSWIDLTKEKLYSLSDQTEKLLKQLDRKVELIVFDSNDSPKNPRAIELAQEYSAASPKISYTVINPDRRPALAKYYGVTQYGQMVVNVGKKKFALITNPNEQAITNSLKQLLFQGEQKAYFLTGHGETSPFDSTANGMSELAKEISQEGFTVDTLNLMRTGRIPDDAAIIVVAAPKVDLLPAERESLWAFYDRGGKLLFMLEPGFADSTAIWLGKFGVNVGNDLVIDIPRLAGVGPEMPLVLDYDANHPVTKGFNLGVMFPTVRSVAAGSTKAGVRITELAKTSPQSWGETRWKTGRAKKDKNDLEGPVPVVCAVQNVIKQPQPRMVVFGDHDFAVNQFLRFSGNLDLVMNSVDWLAKQENLIAIRPKNPEDRKLLLSPRQQQKIFYLSVVALPFVAILLAELFWWKKQYA
- a CDS encoding DUF4340 domain-containing protein, yielding MSWRKTLILGLIFAVLVLAYFLVMPRKGVKAGQRLLAGIDKITKFTLKTRSGTSTVGIDSATGKWYLLEPVRYPADTVAVREVVDKALEAAYTVVVADSGNPEEYGLAPVPWVDFSVNGVGFKLGDESPTRNGVYAQIYNDKRILLVPREIRTTLLRVPTDFRDKSIMPKLDIAAVKKVIVKRPAGELVFARKDGKWWITQPIESEAEQNYVHDLISSTINARAADFAAEDHSDSVIAARNLRQAGTITLIDTTGKEYVLNVLGEYSKEDSSLLGCYGWTPSKKPLFEIASYLITLVSRPAQYYRSRQICKATSADHIEIIAPESTVLIAGIKAGGWFIFGKDTMLANSKTIEKFLRDIEYAYIDSFLKDKRFRDSGWRFVLSIEGKPCTLFVGDTAWGYRIQVRKGSGPEYLYVAKSRILPWKSYNTERFVQKRMMDIPISDINEVEVRLGGKTYRFIRRSKEDWRVKTPFGARDMKIKQIRPTIEAVVHMAYKKVSLDTAFSLDASHSDMIASITDKNGAKHRLYLGKPEGEFRPAYVEGEKIKFLVPAPAYDDVKRRLENVLKLK